GGTGTAATTATTTTCTGCTGCCACGGCATTGATCGCATTGATTACCTTGGTCTGTACCGGCTCTAGCAATTCGCCTAGTTTTCGCTGATAGCTGATCTGGCTATCCGATTCCATTTTCTGAAGGTTGTCACGAAGCTCTGTCAATTCCTGCTCTTTTGCCGCACGTGCTTCTTCGGTCATAGTCTGTGCTGCCTGCTGGTAAGTCTGCACCTGACGCTGAAAGTCTTCAGCCTTCAATTGCATGGTAGTCTGAAGCTGAGTCTGGTAGTCTTGGATATCAGCACCGATCTGCTCCATTTCTGGCATCAAATCCATGATGAATTCTACGTTAGTATAACCAATCTTTACTTCTTGAGCTTGAGCTGCGAATCCTACGCAAAGCAATGCTACTGCGGAAAGGATAACTTTTACATTCTTCATTTCTGTGTTTCTATTTTAATTGTTGTCTTCGATTCCTAATTCATCCAGGACAAATTCGGAATAATCATGTCTGGGGTCTGTGTAGATAATCGCCGATGGATCTGCGGCTTTATCAAACAGCATTCCCAGGTTATTCCTGCGTGTTACCCGCTCTATTGCATCATAGATTTTGGATTGAAGTGGCTGCATCAGTTCTGCTTGTTTTTGAAAATACTGCCC
This genomic window from Algoriphagus sp. TR-M9 contains:
- a CDS encoding OmpH family outer membrane protein, whose product is MKNVKVILSAVALLCVGFAAQAQEVKIGYTNVEFIMDLMPEMEQIGADIQDYQTQLQTTMQLKAEDFQRQVQTYQQAAQTMTEEARAAKEQELTELRDNLQKMESDSQISYQRKLGELLEPVQTKVINAINAVAAENNYTHIFAETAGQAPVLLYTKEEDKFTELVLAKLGLEMPTAPAAPAGN